One segment of Triticum aestivum cultivar Chinese Spring chromosome 2A, IWGSC CS RefSeq v2.1, whole genome shotgun sequence DNA contains the following:
- the LOC123187107 gene encoding uncharacterized protein, which yields MPPEKIKLQAKNIDAAAGEIIGVLEDTSKGDVIYFEGWQGLGASAVLKVVAQRLKSSRRRNKFDKVIHVDCSVWKSMRALQKAVAEELELPRSVMAIFDQCEEEDDFNGMDQGSRGVIAEIRVKIFRKLVNSRLVVVFHNGSRRYIDLYECGIPVMSGLSNKVLWTWHGRFRHDVSLLLDDGENEKMKSQTDVCLYASIECVDELRDLVHEEALEVAKCAGIIQPSDMSHKIIMECLLCTVLVLTRMDLKTHAPNYWICDGIVHGQDNASAWVIGNSLQRNMSLDCGIRYNEFATHWLQVSDDLLVNRWNFTTHKQLLEDKAGALPPQVTSFFLFADESPTDRTSILPVSMFQHSQSSKLRVLHLSHCTFSFASPPFVHCAQLRLLHLDHCTNITEDDRHPGHNESISCFQKLWLLDLRYTDWYWLLSEKMKIVMVELRELNVEGVKHRSISDLCGGRPSLVILRVTVADPVPTKNEGTNNQAQFPNMSSTNSLTTSNFINDVLPPSLESFSFINKAATSAKISSISFRGCSQLKNILLRGNLGSLEELDLSGTAVKTLDLSEMEAPYLQRLILLGCEKLCAILWPPKDKIKWFPYMLRLYISTIRSPLLCQDNSKEKTNETSSATRSSFIFPVAAGQRDIFSSNWMWYIAVRDARLLRSLEPFREVFHLYKIYMEMNSSPTSRVAVDDSEVAKGIRSLQQPYHHLYARDVDFQGHLQAGAGNEGVISWIWLCPPRPTPSCIGRYVQVQDEQEMKGRLLQQEQSSIEGTTTSATLPHSFMYDRAYMLHVHDSSSITCLPFPQGSSWCYLDWGRVERCPNLCSVFATPELSDGHSAFRLLSTFWASQLLKACYIWNWSAVAQPGRRSFERLAFLHLDCCPRLIHVLPLSEHMDTLPSLQTLEIVYCGDLKKVFPLDPKRQEKKETIEFPNLRRIHLYQLSNLQSICGSRMSAPNLRTVRIRGCWGLRRLPAVSGSTTNRPKVDCEKDWWDNLEWEGLGAKHDPSLYEPSHSRYYKKAHLPRVTVLR from the exons ATGCCTCCAGAG AAGATAAAGCTCCAGGCCAAAAACATCGATGCTGCGGCAGGAGAGATTATTGGTGTTTTGGAGGATACAAGCAAAGGAGATGTGATCTACTTCGAGGGCTGGCAAGGATTGGGAGCATCCGCTGTTCTCAAAGTGGTAGCCCAACGCCTGAAATCATCCAGAAGACGGAACAAGTTTGATAAGGTAATCCATGTGGATTGCTCGGTATGGAAAAGCATGAGGGCCTTGCAAAAGGCAGTAGCGGAGGAACTGGAGCTTCCACGGTCTGTGATGGCCATATTTGATCAGTGCGAGGAGGAGGATGATTTCAATGGGATGGATCAAGGTTCCAGAGGGGTGATAGCAGAGATCAGAGTGAAAATATTCAGAAAGCTTGTTAACAGTAGACTTGTGGTTGTTTTTCACAACGGAAGCAGAAGATACATTGATTTGTACGAGTGTGGTATCCCAGTAATGTCAGGTTTGAGTAATAAGGTGTTGTGGACCTGGCACGGGAGGTTTCGGCACGATGTCAGTCTCTTACTAGATGATGGGGAAAACGAAAAGATGAAGAGTCAGACAGATGTTTGCTTATATGCTTCTATTGAATGTGTAGATGAATTGCGGGATCTAGTGCATGAAGAGGCTTTAGAGGTTGCCAAGTGTGCCGGGATTATTCAGCCCAGTGACATGAGCCATAAGATAATCATGGAGTGCCTCCTGTGTACGGTACTAGTGCTGACTCGTATGGACTTGAAGACCCATGCACCAAATTATTGGATATGTGATGGTATTGTACATGGCcaagacaatgcatcagcatggGTGATTGGCAATTCCCTGCAGAGAAACATGAGTTTGGATTGTGGTATAAGATATAATGAGTTCGCAACTCACTGGCTACAGGTGTCAGATGATTTACTTGTTAACCGCTGGAATTTCACCACCCACAAACAACTGCTAGAGGATAAGGCTGGAGCATTGCCTCCTCAGGTGACATCCTTCTTCCTTTTTGCAGATGAATCACCAACAGATAGAACATCAATATTGCCGGTTAGCATGTTTCAACATTCACAAAGCAGCAAGCTACGTGTGTTACACCTATCCCATTGCACCTTCAGTTTTGCATCTCCCCCCTTCGTCCATTGTGCCCAACTAAGATTGCTCCACCTGGACCATTGCACAAATATCACAGAAGATGACCGGCATCCAGGCCACAATGAAAGCATATCATGTTTCCAGAAGCTATGGTTGCTGGATCTGAGGTATACAGACTGGTACTGGCTGCTATCTGAAAAGATGAAGATAGTGATGGTTGAACTCAGGGAGCTAAATGTGGAGGGAGTCAAGCATAGGAGCATAAGCGATTTGTGTGGTGGTAGACCAAGCCTTGTAATACTTCGAGTAACAGTAGCAGATCCGGTCCCTACAAAGAACGAAGGCACAAATAATCAAGCACAATTCCCCAATATGTCCAGTACAAACAGCCTTACGACATCTAACTTCATCAACGACGTCCTGCCTCCGTCGCTCGAGTCATTTAGCTTCATCAACAAAGCTGCAACGTCTGCCAAGATATCTAGCATCTCCTTCCGGGGTTGTTCTCAGTTGAAGAATATACTTCTCAGAGGAAATTTGGGGAGCCTAGAAGAGCTGGACCTCTCGGGAACGGCAGTGAAAACCCTTGACCTCAGTGAAATGGAAGCTCCATACCTCCAGCGTCTCATCCTCCTGGGCTGTGAGAAGCTCTGTGCAATATTATGGCCACCAAAAGACAAAATAAAATGGTTTCCGTATATGCTACGCCTATACATCAGCACCATCCGCTCTCCGCTACTTTGCCAAGATAATTCAAAAGAAAAGACCAATGAGACTAGTTCTGCTACAAGATCATCCTTTATTTTTCCTGTTGCAGCTGGACAACGAGACATCTTTTCCAGTAACTGGATGTGGTACATCGCTGTAAGGGATGCAAGGCTCCTTAGGTCTCTTGAGCCCTTCAGAGAAGTATTTCACTTGTACAAGATATATATGGAAATGAATTCATCTCCTACAAGTAGAGTTGCTGTTGACGACAGTGAAGTTGCTAAAGGAATCAGGAGCCTACAGCAGCCTTATCATCATTTATATGCAAGGGATGTCGATTTTCAAGGCCACCTGCAGGCTGGTGCTGGTAATGAAGGCGTGATTAGCTGGATATGGTTGTGCCCACCTAGGCCCACTCCAAGTTGTATAGGCCGGTACGTTCAAGTACAAGATGAACAGGAGATGAAGGGGAGATTACTACAGCAAGAACAGAGCAGCATTGAAGGAACTACTACTAGTGCTACTTTACCCCATAGTTTCATGTATGATAGGGCTTACATGCTTCATGTGCATGATAGCTCATCCATCACTTGCCTTCCATTTCCACAAGGTTCCAGCTGGTGCTACCTCGATTGGGGCCGTGTCGAGAGGTGCCCCAATCTATGCTCTGTCTTTGCAACTCCCGAACTAAGTGATGGCCACAGTGCCTTTCGGTTATTGTCTACATTCTGGGCGTCTCAGCTCCTGAAGGCGTGCTACATCTGGAACTGGAGTGCAGTAGCTCAACCTGGTAGACGTTCGTTTGAACGCCTAGCGTTCTTGCACCTGGACTGTTGCCCCAGGCTCATACATGTGCTTCCCTTGTCTGAGCATATGGACACCCTGCCTAGCCTGCAGACACTGGAGATCGTGTACTGCGGTGATCTGAAGAAGGTCTTCCCATTGGACCCTAAGCGCCAAGAGAAGAAGGAAACTATAGAATTTCCCAACCTAAGAAGGATCCACCTATACCAGCTCTCCAACCTACAGAGCATCTGTGGGAGCAGGATGTCCGCGCCGAACCTTAGGACCGTTAGAATCCGGGGCTGTTGGGGCCTTCGACGCCTGCCGGCAGTCAGCGGCAGCACCACCAACCGGCCCAAGGTGGACTGCGAGAAGGACTGGTGGGACAACCTGGAGTGGGAAGGGCTGGGGGCGAAGCACGACCCTTCGCTCTATGAGCCGAGCCACTCGCGATACTACAAGAAGGCCCACCTGCCAAGGGTCACTGTTCTCAG GTAA